The sequence below is a genomic window from Lytechinus variegatus isolate NC3 chromosome 3, Lvar_3.0, whole genome shotgun sequence.
tccgaaagacgtgaacTTGGATTGAACCTCGAACCTCCGCACAGATTAGTGTATAACTTATCCATGTAGCTAAGAATGAAGGTTATATATACAGGCCAACGTCAAAAAACGTAGGTCTGGGTTTTAGACTGCAAAAATAATCTTGATTTAGATTTGCCACTGAAATAGTGAATTTTCAAAGCAAATAGTGTTACATTTCGTACTAATAAGCTGCATTCTATGTGAAAAATCCATCCTGAAACTTTCGAAGTAAATATTCAGCGATTCGTCTTTACACAATCGATCCATTTCACAACTTGAGAGCACGGATGCGAAAGCCGTTTTAAATCCAAAATTATCAAATCCCTTCGAAGAATTTCACAGGACAGAGAAAGCAAACATAGTCAGTTCACCAGACGAGCATTTAACTCGCAAAATCCTGCCTTGGTTGTTTGACGTTGGCTCGTTTCCATCTCAAGCGAGGTGGTCTCACAAGCTAAGTTTCCTAAAATAATATAGAATGAGTGTGAATTATTAATAAATTCCGAATACTCTTTTTAAGAGTAGACGCAGGGTGGAACATGGAGAATACACGAATTTGCcgcattatttgaaataaaaacacacACCTGCACATGCGGGTTCTTGTAGAAATTGCTTGCTATATCATTTAACAAGGTTTTTGGTTCACACTTTTCCTTTTACCTTCCCATCCCAAGTCCCTCCTCTTCCCaatttccccctctctctttctatccctTATCTGAACTAAAATTACATCGATTAAAGCTGATAGAATTTTCTTATAAAATCATGATGTAACATGTAACCTTCTGTAATTACATTAAAAAGTAGATAAAGATTAATACTTGATATCATATTATCTATCGGATACCCATTTACATTGTACcgcacctgggtcaagtgcagtaTAATGTGGATAattcttgcagaaggaaattaACACTCGCTTGGAGTAGGATTCGAACCTCTCGCAGGTACCACTCAGACGTACTCACCATGGTCACactcctctccctctctcccacacacacacccccactCACAACTTCACCTCTTTACTCTCGCACAGATGCATACACTCACACTGTATCTTTTACTCTCATGTCTATCCACATTTCCTATTTTGCTCCCTCGTTCcgtccttcattttttttcaatattattttatctCTACCTCCTTCAACAACCGCTTCATTGCGAATTAAAACCGGGAAGGGGTGAATATGGGGAGGGGGCAGTGAAGACTGTGTCTTTAGTAGGTGGAAACCAAGCAAGAAGGAAGTAGAAAGAAACATCAACTATTCTTTCAGCATAACACATCCAAGTCGCCCCctctctttcactctctctctttctccccctctccaCAAAATTTCCCTTATTGTCTTATTGTTACATAGTGTCTTATTGTTATATCGTGTTAGGGACTTTAGATTTTAAAGGAGTAATATAGGAGcgcttgagcacctaacaaggtggatatgtgcgcatataaataccctatattattattattattagataaCGAAGTCAATGAGAATCCTCGCAAAGGATGATATAACACCATACGTTACTTAATACTTTTAATCAGTATTATAATATACATGTGGAATCCAAACCCCGCCCCTCCACCACCCCAACCAGAAAAGACAATGACTAATTGAATATGAATACAGAGACAAAGAAATTCAAGAGAAATCAATAACTATTTAATTGGGATGAAACATACActccaatcaaaataaatatataaatacgaACAAAAGTACcaataaagaatgaataatatCAAACACAGTGAAAGAATAAGATTGTGAGCGTCATTGGAAAACGAAGTTTAATGGCAGACAGGAGAAATATGGACTCTTGTCGATGTTCCCACATTGATCTCTTTGCAAATGAATTTTTTATAACACAGATCCTTTGCAAGATGAGGCCCGATTCATAAAGACCTAGCTTTTGCCATTAATATAAGTTCCATGGAAacgattggctgctgagcccgtTTTACAAAGGAAGCTGTCACAATACCAAACTTACCATAGTTTGTAACTTTTTCATGAGACAGGCGCCACTTCTTACTTCCGGTGCGTATATGATTTCGATATCATATTAGGTAAGTGGGGGCCAGTGCAATATGCATTGACGTGATAGAGGTATCAGTCTTAACTGCAGTATAAGAATTTTTATAGTGACTTATACAGAAGTATTTCATCCTTGCTCATCAattggaataataataatttcgaCAAATTATTTTAGGCAATAACAACCATATTAAATCACATTCCCTGTCCATTACAAGCAGTGAAAGTCGGTTTCTCAGACAGTTAAGGcgatatactacatgtattttcaaactACCTGAGATAAACAATATATTCTACaaacgaaaacaaaaataattcctaaatcatacaaaaaatcaCCGTGTATTAGAATCCCTTCTTTCGGAGCACAATCTTGGGGGAAAAGACAGTAGTGGTTTTTAATTGTAAGTCAAAGGTTCTCTTTCgaaattgtttttaattaaaaagcAACACTTGTATTGATACATttgttatgatttttaaaattattatattttaaaaaacgTATTCTAACTACTGACGACGGGATGTAAGACTTTGGAGTTTACATTAAAGTATGGCTTCTATGATGAGCTAGCTATAAACTATTCTTATGAATTCTTTTCAAATACGTTTTATTTCACgtatttttaaagagaaatcaCTTCCACTTTACCTCACtggtatatttatatttaattatacattttttcctACTTGCAATAAGACCGATTCTGTCAGCGTTGCTATTACAGTATCGGACACAATATTCACGTGGcataatgaaaagaagaaacTTAAAGTGATTTCATAAGTTATGGAGCTACGTGTACttacaaataaataaagtttTGTTGTTGCCGAGATATGTCGCTCCAGTAACAGGCAATTGACAGTGCTAGTCATCTGTATGATattgaatgaatacaaaagaaaaatcctTTTTACGATaatattattttactatttcaagaAAGTCACGTGCAGAGAGAGGAAatcaaaattgttattaaaCTATTTGGgattaatgattataattattttatgataGTTTTATATCGATGCAATTTactgtaaataagaaaataaatataggaacataaatcattcgaatctacagtgcgtatcaaaaagtttacacttagaaaaaatcctgtaaaattatatatttgaaatatcctaaagatatttccacattttaacattggtaaagatccatttaagcaaatgacgatataactgtcgaaaaatatttccgcttgagtgagcaccacttacttttgaaaagttagtgaaaaatgatttgcgctgAACTTggaaatagctatgcgaataaaagtagaccttaatcatgaagaacacgtggaatttagctagtaaattgatttgatgatatcttttacatttttaacttgtttccttgcccaaatcACTTCGAAGAGCGCATTGCGTCCCACCCCagtccccacacaccgaggccatcttgacaatatttgctttactctgagctgtgatttacattaAATGCCTAatgcatcattttcattttattgatcattgtcaagcttgcgAAAAGTGTGGAGGAAACAAGTAtcaaagtaaaaatgaaatgtaaacccactttaatgacacaaacttaatgaaaaatgctggagatgtctgatataaacttttgttcagattcagttatgtccacagatccagctggcacacaaaagggtaaaggttgtgcttattattaagtgctgaaatttcaatttgggtggcaaaattgttacaaaatgctggaatgtatccgttttatttcaatcgactaaaagtgcaagggaaatgtatgagaaatgtttcgcagggtaagtttgatttcgccctttccccttgacacagcgtgataacgagcatttctgcgcaaacagatttctgcgagctttacaaaaatggacagtgctcactcaagtgtaacattctgtcaaaacttttactttcagtAGATAGataagacccaaacccaagattacatgtgaaaaaattacccacatgttgtatattttttaattcccagggctttttcaaagtgtaaactttttattgatacgcactgtatattgaatCATTAACCCCTTCAAATGAAGTTGgtcatcaatgaaaaaaaaatgttatcaaaaggGATGTAAAGGCTAGACAACTTACCATTGTCATAAGCATTGTTGGATGTGCAACTGTTGCCAGGTGCGTTTTGAGTACAGCTAGCAGTGTCATATCTAAAACCTGGAGCGCCTGGAGCTGCCTGAGCTACTCCCGGTGCTCGTGGTAGAGCCGGAGCTGCACGCCCAAATGAAGGGGCATACGGTCGACGTGGAGTATTGGGGATGAAGGGGCGAGGAGCTCGTGGAGGTGTTCCTGGTCGAGGTGGAAGCCCTGGAGGAGGAATACCAGGTCTACCAGGAACAGGCGGTAAATTGGAAACCCCAGGTCCGGTAGGAGCACCGGCAAAACCAGGTCCACTTGCAGCACCAGATACTCCACCTGCAGTGTCAGTCCCTGCATCAGCACCAGCGGGAGCTTCTGTTCCCTCCTCTACATCTGTTCCATCATTACCGTCATAGTCGTAGCTCTCCTCACTGCTGTCGCTGTCATCTCCATCAGTACTAGCTTCTCCAACTTCAGCTCCAGCACCGTCTACGCCATCTGCGTAATTGCCGAATGCTCCAGTTCCTGGAGCGCTTGGAGCGTATCCAACCCCTGGTGCGTTTGGAGCATACCCAGCTCCTGGTCCGACTGGAGCGTATCCGACTCCTGGTCGAGAGGGGGCGAATTGTCGAGGAGATTGTGGCACAAATCCTGGAGCAGCAGGTCTTGGTGGTAAGGGGGCGAATCCCGGTGCCCTTGGTGCTGGTGGTAAGGGAGCATAACCAGGTGCTCCTGGAGAGGGTGCATACCCTTGGGTATCATGCTCATATCCCGACGTTCCTCCTGCGTATCCTTGATCCGGGTTGAATGATGTGGGAGCATGAGGAGCTGGCGCCCTGTGAGGTGGAACTGGTGCTCTAGGAGCATGTGGAGCTGGAGCTCTTGCTGGAGGACGAGGCACAGGTGCTCTGGCTCCGGGTTGGTATCCCGGGCGACTTGGTGCACGAGGAGCGGCTCGCCCAGACGAGCGGCAGTATTCGTAGTTGGTTACCTGTATATTCTGCCGAGTAATAGCATCTTCTTCCTCCAAGTCACAAAGGTCGTTATAAATCTTGCCGTTTGTGCCGCAGACCGGTCCCGAGACACCCCTGTCACATGAGTCTCTCGGTGCTGAGGTGGAAAGAGACaacgtaaaaaaatataatataacaaagTACAACAAAAATTAAGATAACTGCCAAACAAATCATTCGTTTCTCGAACATGACGAAAGGAAGTAAAATATGCAAAAGAACAGTCAGAAAACTTATAAGGAGATGCACATccattcaacaataaaatttcattttcgtGAAAGTAATGCAATTCGCTGATGTGGtctacggtacaccatgtggagtgttatagaaacagtggatagaagaagaaaagaaatggacaggcgagaaagtggaaatttgagagtagagtattcttttcttgaatgtagtccttaaaaggactgtaaaccagaagagattgatgagttTAAAAACAGCTTTATTTGAGTAGTAGGatggatgaggagatgctggcttgagtcgacgagtagagatgatgagtagaagCAATAGAGAGACTGCAATTCATCGCCTTACAATTCCTATCCCCCAAACAAAGACATCAAAACGTATAAAAACACATTGATATATATACTTACATCTTGGTGCCGCCAATGACGCAgatatcatcaacatcaatatGGCCACACTCCTCAACACGTCCATCATTGTTTTTGCGTCTAGAgattaatgataacaaataataaacatattaaacaatcacaatcatcataaaattgttaccagtatatttacatgtattgacAGAATCCTTATTATTTTGgttcattatttatttcacaaccccccccccccacaaaagcCGATCTATTCCATGGACTTtgatagtaggtccatgatttaaCTACAGGACattgtagtaggtccatggtacaaTGAaaccatatttttgttttactttctcTTGGTACACAGCGATATACAATTCAAATCTCGTAAAAATCTACCAGAGGAGTTGTTAACAGTAACAACCAGTAGCTAGCAATGAACAAGCGACTGTCATTATTTTTTAGTTCACAAAAAATAACCAAAGATGCCTCACTTATACGTGAACCTCAAAccttataagaaaaaaaatgttggaatACTCACTTTATAAACAGAACTCGAAATTTCCAAAATACTTCTGCGTCTTCTGGGGAGTCagaagatgaaattaatgtttaaTCGCTCTGCGCAGTGTCTATTTATACAGTTTTTTGTTCATATCGGTTAATTATGACACGGAGAAATAAACCTATTAAACTTTTGcaggataaaaaaaagaaaaaaaagaaaagcttcGGAAAGTGTACgggattatttttttctagatcGGACAGTAGCAATATCCGCTTAGAAGCCATAATCCACGGTCGTATCAAAGCTTAAACGATAACAACACTCATCCAGGATACTAGCTGAATGTCACAGAGAAAGATATATATGATTTGAATGTAATCATATAACAAATATATCATGTCTCTGGTCTAATTCTATATTTTCCCTCTTTTGATTGCATCTTTATCTTTGCCGATAAAACACAAGGGTGAGAACTGCGAACGGAAAACTGGAGTCAGGCTATGAGTCAGGGATTAGCACgatgaagggaaagaaaaacaattttcgAAAGGCTCATACGATATAAATCTAGATGATTTAAATCGTTGATGGGAGTAGGGAAGGCCCATGACCTATTTCTCTACAATCAATCGTTTCAATTGGTCCGTTTTGAAATGACGTTTACTATAGTTGATTTGAACTATTTGAACCAGTGTGTTAGAAAATCGCACGCACTTTGCACTTGATTGATGTCATTACGAGCCGGTGGAAAGCCAAATTggcaaataattatttagttacaTAATGATAATGTTTATTGTGCTTGTAAAACTCTTCTTGAAAATCATTCTGATTCGTAACAAGTTCTCCTGTTTATAGACATCTCCCTTATAAACAATATATGCAGAAGTACTCGGCAAGTCTCTTGCTCCTGTGTCCATCAACAATAATAAAGTCACACCTGCTCCTCATTTTGTATCAACATGCAAATTCATCATAATAAATGTCGGCAATTAACTGggttttaaatgtattttaaacaTTTCTATTCGGCATTTagtttttagtatttttatcatCTCTTATCCGTTTCCCTTTTTgatcttttttctttaattttcatgtGTTTATCGTtccatttctctctttctcttctctctctattcatttcattctctctccctctctcatctcccccctctctctttctttgtctcACTTTTCTTTGTACGTCATTGACCTTATCAGATTTGCTCGAAAAagattttctattttttgttcattcagTATTGATAAGTTCATATATTTATTCGCTATGTATATTTCTGTATTCTTAATTATTAGTCATTTTTCACTTTGCTTATATATTGAACTTTGATGAGCTTTATTAATACACTTGGTCTACCCTGAAAAATTACACACTTTCTGACATTTGATTGCAATTCGATTCATTTTAATCatcaaaaaatatacatgagGCATAAACGTTAGCGGATGAAATTCATCATAGAAAAGCAACGAGCACAAGATATCACACTTTCTGCAAGCTACGAGGTAGCTTTAGAAAATTATCCTGAGAAATGTACATCAACAacaatcaagaaaataaaaacaaaacgaGTAAAGCAAGATGTATCTCACAGAATTGGAATGCGAATACCGCGTAAGtttaaacatatatataaacGTATACATACCATGATAAAACTGTCTAATATATATAGGCATTGGATACAACAAAACCTCACACTAAAATACTGAGTGATGACCTGGATCTTATCTTCCCGTCTTAACTAGAAAGGGCGAGATAATATTGGACtgcaaatattttaatttgctATACAACTatcaaaagaataaataaaataaataatattatatacatgtatatctatctaACAGGGTCCGTCTCTAATCTCTTTAAGACGATGATCTTTCCTTACACACGCCGAATATCGTAGATCACATGAACTTCTGTAAGTTTGTCCGTCAGTCCCACACACTTGCATCGGTTGAGCAATAAAAAGACGAGGACAAATCTCACAAGGCTCGTCAGCAAATCctgcaaatgaaaagaaaatcagtcATCTATTTAGGTAGCATATTATGGATTTTCGCTCCACGACGCACGTCTGATTCAATAACACAATAAaactattgaaaatgcccgtcaaatgacaatgaacagttGAAGGGTCATTTTTTGTTGAGCCGGAACCGAAGCTCGTCCTTAGTTTTGGAGCTGACCGAAAATTGCGAAGATATTGTTCGTCGTTTGTTCAGAGTAAAGGGCAACATTTTGGGATTCACaaactttcgacaaagacttcacGGTTGCTCATTGTAATGAAAGacataagaaaatatatttctatgTTCGTGAAAGCGTCACGCGTCGCGGTGCGTAATTACCTGTTTATAGTTTAAGAATTCAAGGTTTTGTGTAATGAGATATGTGTTTCTGAATACAGCGATTGACGATCTTAGATTCTTAGAAATACAGAGTGGTTAAAAGAAACGTAtaagttatatattttgttctaGACAACGattaaataatttataaacATATTCACAATTCCCTAATGAATTCACCTTTTTACAGATATTGAGCGATGCGAAAGAGGCAACACGAGAGAGTCAAATTAACACCATTTTGACTAATGAAAACTAGGCATGTAGGGGTGTTTTCGAAAAGAATAATGCATAATTACCTAAGCTGATTTACCATTATCATTAGTTGGAGCGTCGCATCCGTTACTACTTCCTCCATTTTCTCCATTTTCCCCCCGCATTCCTTGTCTCCACTGGGTGTCTCAGGTTCTGGAGCTGGCACTTTCGGTGATGGCTTCGGAGCaggaggtggtggtggaggaggaggaggtgggaTCGGTGTTTTCGGTTTGGGCGCTTTGGGGACGACAGGTGGAGGGGCCGGCCTTCGTGGAGGAGCAGATGGAGCCGCTGGACGGCGAGCGGGAGGGCGGGGAGCTGGGGGAGGAGCTTTAGGAACAGCGTTGGAGGTTCGATGACGAGGAGATGGAGCTGCGACAGGGGGTCTAAATGGAGCTGCAGCAGGTGTATTTCTCCCAGAGGATAGATGGATGTCTACCTCTCCTTCGGTTACCTCTCCGCCGTGTCCTCCCTCTGATGGTTCGACATCTCCTGGCGAAGAGTCACACTCCTCGCTGCTGTCGCTTCCACAACCTACAAAATGGTAAAATTTATATCGTTTAGAAATTTCTGGTATTCCACAAATTATTTCTTAATCCCCTAAAATTCCACTAAGAGGTTGGTAATTATAGAATTACAATCTTCAGGGCATGACGCACCATATAGTCATCATAATTACAATCATAATCCGACTTATTCTTAACATCTATAATCCGACTTATTCTTAACATCTATTGTATAATGATACTATTTCATTCTTGTGAAGACGACAGGAACACTCTTGCCGACTTGACCAGTTTGGGTGGTCTTTTTTAGGAGCAGCAAATGCCCACGAAAAAATACATGATGTACAGTGAAACCACCACACTTGATATTAATTCTTTAACTGTCTATCCAATTATATTAAGTCTGTCGAGAGCCTCTTACATTTATGCAAATAAAAAGAACTTATACCTGTCTAAATTTAGTTCTTTACAGCAACAACAACCCTTTTCAAATAGTATTAGTGAACTGGAGTAACGTTTGGAAAACCACAATAATTCTATACGACTAGTGCAAACTTTAGACGGCAGaatataattgtatttttatattttttgtcataATGTTGTGTTAAGGAGTTATTGTCGCACGAGGGGATAATAATAGAATAACATCCCTCATGTCGTACAACTTCAACTAACCTGCTCCTCCTACGCTTCCTCCGCCAAATCCTCCGTCAGTTGCGTCAGTAGTGCCATCTACCCCATCTACAGCATCATGAGCTCCAGCTGATGGGACGGTGGCCGGTTGGTCTCTAACTGGAGGAGCCCAGGCAGGAGCGCCCATGACAGGtgcttttgtaaataaaatgtagATTCGGCAAAATGAATACGAAGAACATTTTTGTGATTATCGAAATGCGGagatatgaaaattatatcagGTTTTTATCAATCTGCATTTTTTTGCAAGGGATTCACATGTTCATGTGCAAAAAGGGACGTCGATCCGTGTTTCGGATGGTGGGGGTAATTTATTTATGTCAATACTTTTATTACGATGCAGAAATTGACAATTGTGTAGAATTAACAGTATTTTGGGGGCCAAGTTTGGTTTTAAAGTGGAGATGGTTATTGGAAACAAAGTATTTCGCTATTAAAGTTCATATATCATGATGCTCATGACTCGAGAAAATATTCACAGCTACTAAATGTCTTCTGACATGTCTGATGATTATCATGAATATCGAAAATTTGGAATGACAAACCTTTGGATGCCCTGGCCGGGGATCGGGGTCTTGGAGCACGCGGCGAAGGAGGTGCTGGTGCAAGTGGCGTTCTAGGGTATGGCACAGGTGCTCGTGGGGCTGGGATCGGCGGGGGAGGAGGAGCTCGAGGCGGAGTACCATGCGCAGGAGCTGCAGGAGAACAGGGAGCAGGGTCTCCTCCGCATTGCCCATTGGAACCACACGATCCTCCATTGTCGTCTCGTTTAGCTGTTtacaaagaataaaataatgacaCTGTCGATCGTTTCGTTTGTAATATCAAGTAAAGCATGACTTCTCTGAACTCTAGAGAATAAAATTGCTATAAAACCAGGGCGATGTGAGCGATTCACAAATTTTGTAATCAATGGTAAATCGATTTCGGTCCAAGAAGCAATCATAAATCTGGAAGAAAATTCAAATGTATAATTCCGTTATAATCATCTTCTAGCTCCATAACAAAATCTATATATTATTGGTAATGGTCCATCGTTTTCTACTGTTAAAATTAACACTTTATTCTTCTAGCAACATTTGCATGTGCATAGAGGGACAtcgttaccccccccctcctttttttgttaaattttttttataagagtTGGCATTTTAGACTGGTTAAATTGGAGAATACAATCACAGATTATGTGAAAGGCATGTAAAACCCATTCCATCAGTTAATGCGCAACTTACAGTGGAATTCCTTTTTACTAGCTACTAAACGCTGCAAGAAAACTAAGCACTAAGATGACTGTAATTAATTGGTTACAATACCTTTTGTTTCAGCCGATATCGTCGATGTGAGCATGATTACAGTAAGAATAGTCCACATGTTATAGATACCCATCTTCTGTCAATGCTGgcaatacaaagaaaaaaggtaACATCAGGATGGTGAGGAATCATTATTgcaatgaatatgatgaaattcaTATTGCCTATATCATGAACATATAAGATAACAATTTTGACGAAAATTGTTAATTATGAaactaataatgatgatgttaataaCAATAGCAATAACCACGATCATTGTAAGATGCATGATAAGTCATGGACTACATTTATCAATAATTGACATTATAtaaatgacccccccccaaaaaaaaaataataataataataataacaataataacaatagctGTCCATCTATACCATATAAATCTCTTAACTTTTGCCATATGGCCATTTATCATTACGAAATACAGTTCAGATTTCTCGCTCTTACCTCTTCGATCAAAAAAGGAAACAATAGTGGTACTATTCCCTGTCTTAACGTTCAAACCTGTCTTCTACTTTTGTATGAAATATCCGAATTAAAGCATGACTTTTGCCAGTCAAATGGTGAATCCTACTCATAGAAGATGAAGTGCCTTTATATACAAATCTCGGAAAGCATATTCTTGttcaattttatcattttgctttatttcattttgggtaCTAACTCTGTTTCATACTTATGATTTAATTCATCATTAAATGAGGCCATTTGATTTTTATTCGTCTCTATTGTTATCATCATATCAGAATCATTTCTTACTGCGTTCTTTTAAATATCACATTTCAACCCTTGAAGGCTAAATCGACTTAGCTTGATTATTGTATAAActggtatattaaaaaatacacaaag
It includes:
- the LOC121412280 gene encoding translation initiation factor IF-2-like, translated to MMDVLRSVAILMLMISASLAAPRSPRDSCDRGVSGPVCGTNGKIYNDLCDLEEEDAITRQNIQVTNYEYCRSSGRAAPRAPSRPGYQPGARAPVPRPPARAPAPHAPRAPVPPHRAPAPHAPTSFNPDQGYAGGTSGYEHDTQGYAPSPGAPGYAPLPPAPRAPGFAPLPPRPAAPGFVPQSPRQFAPSRPGVGYAPVGPGAGYAPNAPGVGYAPSAPGTGAFGNYADGVDGAGAEVGEASTDGDDSDSSEESYDYDGNDGTDVEEGTEAPAGADAGTDTAGGVSGAASGPGFAGAPTGPGVSNLPPVPGRPGIPPPGLPPRPGTPPRAPRPFIPNTPRRPYAPSFGRAAPALPRAPGVAQAAPGAPGFRYDTASCTQNAPGNSCTSNNAYDNDD